From Paenibacillus sp. V4I7, one genomic window encodes:
- a CDS encoding carbohydrate ABC transporter permease has translation MIIRKRRFRNKDEYNTAGYLFISPWLIGFLLLTLWPIIQSFYLSFTDYSLLDKPSWIGSKNYSEIFTKDRLFLKSLSVTFSFVLISVPVKLFFSLMVAMLLNRSLRGMNVYRTAIYFPSLIGGSIAVSALWRNMFGLDGYINHILGWFHITGVGWISNPDTALGTLILLNAWQFGSTMVIFLAGLKQIPKDLYESASVDGAGIVRKFFTITLPMLSPVMFFNLVLGIIGSFQMFTSAFVITAGGPANSTYMYVMFLYEKAFKQFQMGYASALAWILLLIIAILTAINFAVSKYWVYYESDGRGSK, from the coding sequence ATGATTATAAGAAAGCGTAGGTTTCGCAATAAAGATGAGTATAATACTGCCGGGTATCTATTCATTTCCCCTTGGTTAATTGGCTTTCTATTGTTGACGCTATGGCCTATTATTCAGTCATTTTATTTATCTTTTACAGATTATTCATTACTGGATAAGCCATCATGGATTGGCTCGAAAAACTATTCGGAGATTTTTACAAAAGATCGATTATTCTTGAAATCGCTTTCTGTAACTTTCTCGTTTGTTCTCATCTCCGTGCCAGTCAAGTTGTTTTTTTCCCTAATGGTAGCGATGCTGCTGAATCGGAGTCTCCGTGGGATGAATGTGTATCGGACAGCTATTTATTTTCCATCGTTAATTGGGGGAAGTATTGCGGTATCTGCGCTTTGGCGAAACATGTTCGGATTGGATGGATATATCAATCACATTCTGGGATGGTTTCATATTACTGGAGTTGGATGGATATCGAACCCTGATACAGCTCTTGGCACTCTTATCTTACTGAATGCTTGGCAGTTTGGGTCCACCATGGTTATCTTCCTAGCGGGCTTGAAACAAATTCCGAAAGATTTATATGAATCCGCTTCCGTAGATGGTGCTGGAATCGTCCGTAAGTTTTTTACCATTACGTTACCAATGCTCTCACCTGTCATGTTTTTTAATTTAGTGCTAGGTATTATTGGATCCTTCCAAATGTTTACTTCTGCATTCGTCATTACGGCAGGAGGCCCTGCAAACTCAACTTATATGTATGTCATGTTCTTGTATGAAAAGGCTTTCAAACAATTTCAAATGGGTTACGCCTCCGCACTAGCATGGATATTGTTACTTATTATAGCAATATTAACGGCAATTAATTTTGCCGTATCCAAATACTGGGTCTATTACGAATCCGATGGGAGAGGATCTAAATGA
- a CDS encoding LacI family DNA-binding transcriptional regulator, with translation MTKTNKITMQEIADRVGVSKYAVSKALSGKSGISAVTREKIFEIASQLGYLNQKTIKKIQSQSTSEQSDKIVCILIPNIRSQNKESGYWGKVLDGISKTLESEGIGSIIVSDDNPRNFNLVMKPEGLLGVIGVGLVSTPMLMELRSKAIPFVMVDHEDEMIESDTIFMNNVDIMRKLTNFLIGKGHTRIQFIGNLRYSRSFFDRWIGFRSIMEENELPYLHRSHALLNVIPSLREENTNLLLTGLQSIPASEFPTAFVSANDQIAVLVHNALKAMNLRVPEDCSLTGFDNNVDIVKDFPTLTTINAEKDALGIKAVDLLLWRLKNRHMPYEKVLLQSDLIIRESISAFTES, from the coding sequence TTGACAAAAACGAATAAAATTACCATGCAGGAGATCGCGGATCGAGTTGGTGTATCTAAATATGCAGTATCGAAAGCATTGTCCGGGAAATCTGGCATTAGTGCAGTAACGAGAGAAAAAATTTTTGAAATCGCTTCCCAATTAGGATATCTGAACCAGAAAACGATTAAAAAAATTCAGAGTCAGTCCACTTCGGAGCAAAGTGATAAAATCGTTTGTATTCTGATTCCGAACATTCGCAGCCAGAATAAAGAGTCCGGCTATTGGGGGAAAGTACTAGACGGCATCTCCAAAACACTTGAATCTGAAGGAATAGGCTCGATTATTGTCTCAGATGATAATCCTAGAAACTTTAATCTGGTTATGAAACCAGAGGGTCTGTTGGGGGTCATTGGTGTTGGGCTTGTATCAACGCCGATGCTGATGGAGCTAAGAAGTAAGGCAATCCCCTTTGTAATGGTCGATCATGAAGATGAGATGATTGAATCGGACACTATTTTCATGAATAATGTGGATATTATGCGCAAACTTACTAATTTTTTGATTGGCAAGGGTCACACCCGTATCCAATTCATCGGCAATTTGCGTTATTCGCGAAGTTTTTTTGACCGTTGGATAGGGTTCAGGTCTATCATGGAGGAGAATGAACTGCCTTATTTGCATAGAAGTCATGCGTTGTTAAATGTGATACCTTCTCTGAGAGAAGAAAATACGAATTTGCTGCTGACAGGTTTGCAGTCCATCCCGGCTAGTGAGTTTCCTACAGCATTCGTGAGCGCGAATGATCAAATTGCCGTGCTAGTGCATAATGCCTTAAAGGCAATGAATCTTCGTGTGCCTGAGGATTGTTCTTTAACCGGTTTTGATAACAATGTCGATATTGTTAAAGACTTTCCAACGCTTACAACGATCAATGCTGAGAAAGATGCACTCGGTATCAAAGCAGTAGACTTGTTGTTATGGAGATTGAAGAATAGGCATATGCCCTATGAAAAAGTATTGCTGCAAAGCGACTTAATTATTAGGGAAAGTATCAGTGCTTTCACAGAAAGTTAA
- a CDS encoding VOC family protein: MAVLKMEHVGIMVANLEASIRFYEDVIGLKHKGTLLHTNGVIKLGFLGFEALNETEVELIEGYNAGLPQEGKVHHLAFTVDDIEAEFTRIKGLGVEQLDAEITTLPNGSRYFFFNGLDGERIEFFQSTR; encoded by the coding sequence ATGGCAGTTTTGAAAATGGAGCATGTCGGTATAATGGTAGCGAATTTGGAAGCATCAATTCGTTTCTATGAAGATGTGATTGGACTTAAGCACAAAGGTACCTTGTTACATACGAATGGTGTGATCAAACTCGGCTTTCTTGGTTTTGAAGCATTAAATGAAACGGAAGTTGAATTAATAGAGGGTTATAACGCGGGTTTACCGCAAGAGGGCAAAGTTCACCATTTGGCCTTTACTGTGGATGATATTGAAGCGGAATTTACAAGAATCAAAGGACTGGGAGTTGAGCAGCTGGATGCTGAGATTACGACCCTTCCGAATGGCTCCAGATACTTCTTCTTTAATGGTTTAGATGGAGAGCGTATCGAATTCTTTCAATCTACGCGTTGA
- a CDS encoding 5'-nucleotidase C-terminal domain-containing protein: MKKTLTTRLTALALVTVLTSSFAGSLAFAETAAPSSPVSMKSDMRLAIDNGAVEGYGDTDYRGGSAATRAEVVTMINRAAKLKSADLGSVTFTDLANWQKQAVANAVAAKLISGFADGTFHPNAPVTRQELAELIVKVVTGGQLPKVNENVLNYFKDSSSIVKESRPYVAYAVISGIFTPTLDGNFNPTAEVTRDEVAKALKPILFKVVDILTTNDIHGKIEVGFDKKRNQGQGGIETLGGIVTDFRAVNPKGTVVVDGGDAWQGTLISNTTNGQSVLDTMAQVEYDAAAIGNHEFDFGRDVLIDNIKKAKFPILGANIIDDKTGKRVDWTQPYVIVEKDGLKIGIIGFATPQTTTTTKSTNIEGLSFVNPVPMAKELSTELRAKGVDIIMVTSHLPGEQNQKSSEIISELADLAQGTGNGTLDAIVGGHSHMRVAGIVNGIPVVEAQSWLYAVGHIQLFVDKSTKQVVSSNASLLETYTNLTTADAEIHQTVEEYKSKISAKSGEVEVVVAEPLSRKSFRFATNGGVDRDGASQLGNSITDAMRASEKSDIAFTNIGGIRADVDKGELTYGKMFEVFPFGNYNVTGTMTAAQIKKALEVTDKYTNLPAIQFSGLKVEWDSTKPLGEKYSKITLVDGTPIYVDGKLNTDRTFKVTTNDFMATGSGDGFAVFGEVKDWKDGAIMLDAWVNYANSLKAAGKELSVQDDGRDVRLDLKK; this comes from the coding sequence ATGAAAAAAACATTGACCACCCGCCTTACAGCGCTCGCTCTTGTTACCGTTCTCACTAGCTCTTTCGCTGGTAGTCTAGCATTTGCCGAAACAGCAGCACCCTCTTCCCCCGTCTCAATGAAGTCAGATATGCGTCTTGCCATTGATAACGGCGCTGTTGAGGGATACGGGGATACCGACTACCGTGGTGGAAGTGCCGCTACTCGTGCTGAAGTGGTAACAATGATTAACCGTGCTGCCAAGCTGAAAAGTGCAGATCTTGGTTCTGTCACGTTCACGGACCTTGCGAATTGGCAAAAACAAGCGGTTGCGAATGCCGTTGCAGCTAAACTCATTAGCGGCTTTGCTGATGGTACGTTCCATCCGAATGCTCCCGTTACTCGTCAAGAGCTTGCTGAGTTAATTGTTAAAGTCGTAACTGGCGGCCAACTGCCAAAAGTAAACGAGAATGTGTTGAACTACTTCAAAGATTCCTCTTCTATAGTTAAAGAATCTCGCCCTTATGTCGCTTATGCCGTCATCAGCGGAATTTTCACACCTACCCTTGACGGAAACTTCAACCCTACTGCTGAAGTAACGCGTGATGAAGTAGCTAAAGCGCTTAAGCCTATTTTATTTAAAGTAGTTGATATTTTAACGACTAACGATATTCACGGTAAAATCGAAGTGGGCTTCGATAAAAAACGAAATCAAGGTCAAGGCGGTATCGAAACACTCGGCGGTATCGTGACCGATTTCCGTGCTGTAAATCCAAAAGGAACGGTCGTTGTTGACGGTGGTGACGCATGGCAAGGTACGCTGATCTCTAATACGACAAATGGTCAATCCGTATTGGATACGATGGCGCAAGTGGAGTATGATGCCGCGGCTATCGGAAACCATGAGTTCGACTTCGGTCGTGACGTTCTGATCGACAACATTAAGAAAGCAAAATTCCCTATACTCGGTGCTAATATTATTGATGATAAAACGGGTAAACGCGTAGACTGGACACAGCCCTATGTAATTGTTGAAAAAGATGGCCTGAAAATCGGTATCATCGGTTTCGCAACGCCACAAACGACAACGACAACGAAATCAACAAACATTGAGGGCCTTTCCTTTGTAAATCCAGTTCCTATGGCTAAAGAATTATCTACTGAACTGCGTGCTAAAGGTGTAGACATCATTATGGTTACCTCCCACCTGCCAGGTGAGCAAAACCAAAAGTCCTCTGAAATCATTAGTGAGCTTGCTGATCTTGCACAAGGTACAGGAAACGGTACTCTTGATGCGATCGTTGGTGGTCACTCCCACATGCGCGTTGCCGGCATCGTGAATGGGATCCCTGTTGTTGAGGCTCAAAGCTGGCTATATGCGGTTGGGCACATTCAACTGTTTGTAGACAAATCGACAAAGCAAGTTGTTTCCTCGAACGCAAGCTTGCTTGAAACGTATACAAACCTGACGACTGCTGACGCAGAGATTCACCAAACGGTTGAGGAGTATAAGTCGAAAATTTCGGCGAAATCTGGTGAAGTTGAAGTCGTTGTTGCAGAGCCGCTAAGTCGTAAATCTTTCCGCTTTGCTACCAATGGTGGAGTTGATCGCGACGGCGCATCCCAATTAGGAAACAGCATCACTGATGCCATGCGCGCTTCTGAGAAATCAGATATTGCATTCACTAATATTGGCGGCATTCGCGCTGATGTAGACAAAGGTGAGCTGACATATGGCAAAATGTTTGAAGTGTTCCCTTTCGGCAATTACAACGTGACGGGTACAATGACTGCTGCACAAATCAAAAAGGCACTCGAAGTTACGGACAAGTATACCAATCTTCCGGCTATTCAATTCTCAGGTTTGAAAGTAGAATGGGACAGCACGAAGCCACTCGGTGAAAAATATTCCAAAATCACCCTGGTAGATGGTACTCCAATCTATGTCGATGGCAAGTTGAATACAGATCGCACATTCAAAGTAACAACCAATGATTTCATGGCTACTGGCAGTGGCGATGGCTTTGCCGTATTTGGAGAAGTGAAGGATTGGAAGGATGGCGCCATCATGTTGGACGCTTGGGTGAATTACGCCAATTCCCTGAAAGCTGCCGGTAAAGAACTATCTGTACAAGACGATGGTCGCGATGTGCGTTTGGATTTGAAGAAATAA
- a CDS encoding response regulator — translation MMRKSRFGIRSKIMIGYMFIIICLTISFVLVNYQVISMQEDRNYIIEHDFAVHIETNRIEKYVMDMESGQRGYLLTGVLSYLEPYNVGESKWRESYSRLSELTRDNIIQEENLASIKASIERWLQQSGGKSLSSLRNNVNNETYFDYNFLLGKQVIDDIRSQLDRFRSVEMGLTKERAAHLDAQNQMLTMSLFVMLALVVIFSIAAAQLISRSIVGTIKQVTRSIMNLSSSKRDRSKRIQVTMNDEVKDLAEATNLLLENQEEMEWQQRKLTEVVHMLQGISDLETLGKTFISKAAELFDASFGLLYLRSTYEGKDSMIKLASYAVMGGSDGIGVHQFQLGEGLVGQCAVEKRMFHLTNVPDSYITLSSGLGAAKAQSVLIVPILHNNEVIAVMELASFDKFTPLQLELLEDILEVLGTIVHSVQTRVEVERLLKEYQIMTEELQTQQEELHMTNEQLEEQNRYAEERSRELENIKASFEEHAIQLQQSSRYKSEFLANMSHELRTPLNSVLILSQMLQENKQGSLTKEEQEYARVIHSSGNDLLHLINDILDLSKVEAGKLDIHVGEMNVSELPDILRSQFAKVAEQQNLTFSIVRDSQVPDIFYTDEQRLSQIIKNLLSNAFKFTHEGSVQVNLSMCSEEQIREFLPLAKHRQVLVLSVKDTGIGISPEKQQLIFEPFRQADGTTNRKYGGTGLGLSISRELARLLGGRVIMQSKEGVGSTFTLYVPSMEHVFNETESIQKEAAAASSPMISDFLLRDAYKKAADPAERNNFSGRKVLVVDDDVRNVFALSNAFEKEGILVSVAHNGQECLEIMKKDQDIDLILMDIMMPVMDGYEAMRMIRKDTRFEKVPIIALTAKAMKQDRDICLQAGASDYISKPLNLSQLLSLMRVWLTK, via the coding sequence ATGATGAGGAAAAGTAGATTTGGTATCCGTTCCAAGATTATGATTGGGTATATGTTCATCATTATCTGTTTAACCATTTCATTTGTATTAGTTAATTATCAAGTGATCTCCATGCAGGAAGATAGAAATTATATCATCGAGCATGATTTTGCCGTCCATATTGAAACGAATCGTATCGAAAAATATGTGATGGATATGGAAAGTGGGCAACGGGGCTATTTACTTACGGGTGTGCTCAGCTATTTAGAACCCTACAACGTAGGAGAGTCGAAATGGAGGGAATCCTACAGTCGTCTCAGTGAGCTAACTCGAGATAATATCATACAGGAGGAAAATCTTGCTTCCATTAAGGCGTCAATCGAACGATGGCTTCAACAGAGTGGAGGAAAGTCCCTATCTTCACTGAGAAATAACGTTAATAACGAAACGTATTTTGATTATAATTTTTTACTTGGGAAGCAAGTTATTGATGATATTCGCTCACAACTGGATCGATTTCGCAGCGTTGAAATGGGACTTACCAAGGAAAGAGCGGCGCATTTAGATGCACAGAATCAGATGCTTACCATGTCTTTATTCGTCATGTTAGCGCTTGTTGTTATATTTTCAATAGCGGCTGCACAATTAATTTCCCGATCTATCGTAGGCACGATTAAACAAGTAACAAGAAGTATTATGAATTTAAGTTCATCGAAAAGAGATCGTTCTAAACGTATACAAGTTACCATGAATGATGAGGTGAAAGATCTTGCGGAAGCAACGAATCTTCTGCTTGAGAATCAAGAAGAGATGGAATGGCAGCAGCGAAAATTAACGGAAGTCGTTCATATGCTGCAAGGGATTTCGGACCTGGAAACGCTCGGGAAAACCTTTATTAGCAAAGCTGCAGAGCTGTTTGATGCTTCTTTCGGTCTTCTCTATCTTCGTTCTACCTATGAAGGCAAGGATTCCATGATTAAATTGGCTTCTTATGCGGTTATGGGGGGAAGTGATGGCATTGGAGTTCATCAATTCCAATTGGGTGAAGGATTAGTTGGTCAATGTGCGGTTGAGAAGCGAATGTTTCATCTAACGAATGTACCAGATAGTTACATTACCCTATCGTCTGGACTTGGAGCGGCGAAGGCTCAAAGTGTTCTGATCGTACCCATTCTACATAACAATGAAGTTATTGCTGTCATGGAGCTGGCCTCCTTTGATAAATTTACTCCGCTGCAGCTTGAGCTGCTTGAAGATATTCTCGAAGTATTAGGTACAATTGTACATAGCGTGCAAACGCGTGTTGAAGTTGAGCGGCTTCTAAAAGAATATCAGATCATGACGGAAGAACTTCAAACGCAACAAGAAGAACTGCACATGACAAATGAACAGTTAGAGGAACAGAATCGTTATGCCGAAGAAAGGTCACGGGAACTAGAGAATATTAAAGCATCTTTTGAAGAACATGCGATTCAGCTGCAGCAAAGTTCTCGATATAAATCGGAATTTTTGGCAAATATGTCACACGAACTTCGTACCCCATTAAACAGTGTGCTGATCCTTTCCCAAATGCTGCAAGAAAATAAACAGGGTTCGTTGACCAAAGAAGAGCAAGAGTACGCCCGTGTTATTCATTCTTCAGGGAATGATCTTCTGCATCTGATTAACGATATTCTTGATTTATCCAAAGTCGAAGCTGGCAAATTAGATATTCATGTCGGTGAAATGAATGTATCAGAGCTTCCAGATATATTGCGGAGTCAATTTGCTAAGGTAGCCGAACAGCAAAATCTCACTTTCAGCATCGTGCGCGATTCACAGGTTCCAGATATTTTCTATACGGATGAACAACGATTAAGCCAAATTATTAAAAATTTACTTTCGAATGCCTTTAAATTTACACATGAGGGCTCCGTTCAGGTGAATTTGAGTATGTGCAGTGAGGAGCAGATTAGAGAGTTTCTGCCATTGGCTAAACATAGACAAGTTCTGGTCTTATCCGTAAAAGATACAGGGATTGGGATATCTCCTGAGAAGCAGCAATTGATCTTTGAGCCTTTTCGCCAGGCGGATGGAACAACGAATCGTAAATATGGAGGGACAGGCCTTGGTTTATCGATAAGCCGTGAATTAGCCCGACTTCTTGGTGGTAGGGTTATTATGCAAAGCAAAGAGGGAGTAGGTAGTACCTTTACGCTTTATGTTCCTTCAATGGAGCATGTTTTTAACGAAACTGAGTCCATACAGAAGGAAGCTGCAGCTGCGTCTTCCCCGATGATAAGTGATTTTCTTCTTAGGGATGCCTATAAGAAAGCCGCTGATCCAGCAGAGAGGAACAATTTTAGTGGAAGAAAAGTACTTGTCGTCGACGATGACGTTCGGAATGTGTTCGCTCTAAGCAATGCTTTTGAGAAAGAAGGAATACTAGTTAGCGTTGCCCATAATGGACAAGAATGTTTGGAGATCATGAAGAAAGATCAAGACATCGATCTCATACTTATGGATATCATGATGCCCGTTATGGATGGCTACGAAGCCATGAGAATGATTAGGAAAGATACCCGATTTGAGAAAGTACCGATTATTGCATTGACAGCCAAGGCTATGAAACAGGACAGGGACATTTGCTTGCAAGCAGGAGCCTCTGATTATATTAGCAAACCGCTTAATTTAAGCCAACTGCTATCCCTGATGCGTGTATGGCTGACCAAATAG
- the hisC gene encoding histidinol-phosphate transaminase has protein sequence MSRTFKHIRPRSVLSRMKPYFPGKPIWEVQRELGIDKVTKLASNENPLGPSPLALAAIQSYLSDIHRYPDADTVDLRGAIAEKLQFSSDEVLVTNGADELITLISETFLDPGDEIIVPSPTFSEYEFGANLMGALVVQVPLREDYRYDVDDILAAVTEQTKLLYICSPNNPTGTYMKKQDLHRLMDELPSHVLVIFDGAYSHFVTANDYCDGLELVRRGYPIVVTQTFSKIYGLAGIRVGYGIASPSILHSIRQVKEPFNVNALAQVGATAAIKDDQHLDATRKMNAQGREQLYDSLQEMGFHFTPSMSNFLLVELGPDAKNIYEKLMNKGVIIRYGGAWNLPEHVRISIGTSEDHRILIKALREIFIQHT, from the coding sequence ATGAGTCGGACATTTAAACATATCCGCCCTCGCAGCGTTCTCTCTCGCATGAAACCTTACTTTCCTGGGAAACCAATTTGGGAAGTTCAACGAGAATTAGGAATCGATAAGGTCACCAAGCTTGCTTCGAACGAAAATCCATTAGGCCCTTCACCACTGGCACTAGCAGCCATTCAATCATATCTATCCGATATCCACCGTTACCCTGACGCCGACACGGTAGACCTCAGGGGGGCAATTGCGGAGAAATTACAGTTTTCTTCTGATGAAGTCCTCGTAACCAATGGGGCGGATGAACTCATTACGCTTATTTCAGAAACATTTTTGGACCCAGGGGATGAGATTATTGTTCCTTCTCCAACTTTTAGCGAATATGAATTCGGGGCTAATTTAATGGGCGCTCTTGTCGTGCAAGTACCGCTTCGCGAAGATTATCGTTATGATGTTGACGATATACTCGCTGCTGTAACAGAACAGACCAAACTGCTTTATATTTGCTCACCTAACAATCCAACAGGCACCTATATGAAGAAACAGGATTTACATCGGCTTATGGATGAGCTCCCTTCCCATGTTCTTGTTATTTTTGACGGGGCTTATAGTCATTTTGTAACGGCGAATGATTATTGTGATGGGTTGGAGCTTGTACGTAGGGGCTACCCCATCGTCGTCACACAAACCTTTTCCAAAATATATGGATTGGCTGGTATACGTGTTGGGTATGGCATTGCGTCACCAAGTATTTTGCACAGTATCCGTCAGGTCAAAGAACCATTCAATGTGAATGCATTAGCACAAGTTGGCGCTACTGCGGCGATTAAAGATGATCAGCATCTTGATGCGACTCGTAAGATGAATGCCCAAGGGAGAGAGCAGTTATATGATAGTTTGCAGGAAATGGGATTTCATTTCACACCCAGTATGAGTAATTTCCTATTGGTTGAGCTTGGGCCGGACGCTAAAAACATCTATGAAAAGCTGATGAATAAAGGAGTTATTATCCGTTACGGCGGGGCTTGGAACCTCCCTGAACATGTGCGGATTTCAATTGGGACATCAGAAGATCATAGGATATTAATCAAGGCGCTTCGCGAAATATTTATTCAGCATACCTGA
- the mscL gene encoding large conductance mechanosensitive channel protein MscL produces MLKEFKDFAFKGNMVDLAVGVIIGGAFGKVITSIVNDLIMPLVGLLIGKVKFNDLFISLNGIHYDTLKDAAAASAPTFNYGQFISTFLDFLIVAFVIFLVIRQLSKFRKKEEPKEKVLTSKSCPHCLSEIPVQATRCKFCTSELSSGTAVTGSIQ; encoded by the coding sequence ATGCTGAAGGAATTTAAAGATTTTGCATTCAAAGGGAATATGGTAGATTTGGCTGTTGGGGTTATTATCGGGGGAGCTTTCGGGAAAGTCATTACGTCGATTGTGAATGATTTGATTATGCCGCTAGTTGGGCTGCTAATAGGTAAAGTGAAGTTCAATGATCTATTTATTTCATTAAATGGCATTCATTACGATACCCTTAAAGATGCGGCTGCAGCCAGTGCACCTACCTTTAATTACGGGCAATTTATTTCGACCTTCCTGGACTTTCTAATTGTTGCTTTTGTCATTTTCCTTGTTATCAGACAGCTTAGCAAGTTCCGCAAGAAAGAAGAGCCGAAAGAAAAGGTGTTAACATCCAAATCTTGCCCGCACTGCTTGTCCGAAATTCCCGTACAAGCTACACGCTGTAAGTTCTGTACTTCAGAACTGTCATCAGGTACTGCTGTGACTGGGAGCATTCAATAG
- a CDS encoding (S)-benzoin forming benzil reductase, with translation MDIYIITGGSKGLGAAIIQQLLQLGAAIHCISRSDSNALRQEALRAEGTLTFHAYDLADTQGLDSLMERILSTVDGADSITLINNAGMLEPMTSIGRADHDDLQRSLQVNLIAPTLLTNSFIRLTQAWPIMKRVAIISSGAGKKPYPGWGAYCTAKAGLDMLTRCISVEQTNQPHPVEIYSIAPGVVDTDMQREIRAAAEVDFPQVSRFVQLKEQGELQSPEATARQLLDLLQTNAFEQGEIADLRTKKPESLK, from the coding sequence ATGGACATATATATCATCACAGGCGGATCAAAAGGACTTGGTGCTGCGATCATCCAGCAGCTTCTACAGCTGGGTGCTGCGATTCACTGCATTTCCCGCAGCGACAGTAATGCTTTGCGCCAAGAGGCGCTGCGCGCGGAAGGTACACTTACCTTCCACGCTTACGACTTGGCGGACACGCAAGGCTTGGATTCGCTCATGGAGCGAATCCTCAGCACGGTCGATGGAGCGGATTCCATCACGCTCATCAATAATGCTGGCATGCTCGAGCCGATGACGTCGATCGGCCGAGCAGACCATGACGACCTGCAGCGCAGCCTGCAGGTTAATCTCATCGCGCCCACGCTGCTGACGAACAGCTTCATTCGGCTCACGCAGGCGTGGCCGATCATGAAGCGGGTCGCCATCATCTCCTCGGGCGCGGGGAAGAAACCCTACCCCGGCTGGGGGGCCTACTGCACCGCCAAAGCCGGGCTCGATATGCTGACGCGCTGCATAAGCGTCGAGCAGACGAACCAACCGCACCCGGTGGAGATTTACTCCATCGCGCCGGGTGTGGTTGACACGGATATGCAGCGGGAGATTCGCGCTGCTGCAGAAGTGGACTTCCCGCAGGTGAGCCGGTTCGTACAGCTCAAAGAGCAGGGCGAGCTGCAATCACCCGAAGCGACTGCGAGGCAGCTGCTCGACCTGCTTCAGACAAACGCTTTCGAGCAAGGCGAGATCGCTGATTTAAGAACAAAAAAGCCCGAATCACTAAAATGA
- a CDS encoding copper ion binding protein translates to MSTIILKVEGMSCNHCVNSVEKAMKELGAEGKVNLANKEVEVQFDESKLSVEAIKEAIEEQGYDVVQ, encoded by the coding sequence ATGTCTACTATTATTTTGAAAGTTGAAGGAATGTCCTGCAATCACTGTGTGAATTCGGTTGAGAAAGCGATGAAGGAGCTGGGTGCAGAAGGCAAAGTGAATCTGGCTAACAAAGAAGTCGAAGTACAGTTCGATGAAAGTAAGCTTAGCGTGGAAGCGATCAAAGAGGCGATCGAAGAGCAAGGCTACGACGTGGTGCAATAA